The Terriglobia bacterium genome includes the window GCCTTTTGTTCTTGCGGAGACAGCGTGACCCGCAGCGCTTGCGTGATGCTGCGCGCGATTTCATCCTGCACTTCGAAGACGTCCTTCAGTTCGCGGTCAAAGCGCTCCGCCCAAACCGAGTGTCCGGTGCGGGTCTCCACCAGTTGCGCCGTGATGCGGAGACGGTTGCCGGCGCGGCGCAAACTGCCGCTGAGCACGTGGACGGCGTTGAGTTGCTGGCCAACTTGCGGGCCCGTCACCGGCTTATCGCGGTGCGCCAGCACGGCTGCGCGTGGGAACACTTTCAGGCCCTTGATCTTGGATAGTTCGGTGATAATGTCCTCGGTCATGCCGTCGCGGAAGTATTCATCCTCTTTGGCGCCGCTCAGGTTTTCAAAGTAGAGCACAGCGACGGATTTTTCCGCGGGCGCGGCGGCGGCGGCCTGTCCCGACTCCGTATCGCGCTTCAAGCGCTGCAAATCGGCCTTGAAACTGGCCGCACTCTCGTAGCGGGCGGCGGGAGTTTTCTCCAGCGCGCGATTCAGGATCGGCTCCAGCCCGGCCGGTAGCTCCGGATTCAGCCGGATCGGAGAGGCCGGAGCGCGATTCAAGATGGCATCGAAGATCACCGCGGAAGTGTTGCCCGGAAAGGCTTCACGGCCGGTGGCCATTTCATAGAGCACAACTCCCAGCGAGAACAAGTCGCTGCGCGCGTCCACCTCTTCTCCGCGAGCCTGCTCCGGTGACATGTAGGCGATGGTGCCCACCGCCGCCCCAGGGCTGGTGAGTCCCGCCGTCAACCCGTCCACCGAGCCCAGTGTGGCCCCGACCGCTTCCGCCACCCTCTGCGCTTGTGGCAACAGCTTGGCGAGGCCGAAATCCAGGATTTTCGCCTGCCCACGAGGGGTGATGAAGAGGTTGGCCGGCTTGATGTCGCGGTGCACAATGCCGCGCGAGTGGGCGGCGTCCAAGGCCTCCGTCATCTGGATGCCGAGGTCGAGCAGTTCTTCCACCGGAAGCGGCCGGCCCGAGATGCGGTGCTTGACGGTTTCCCCCTCCAGCAGTTCCATCGCCAGGAAGGGCCGGCCTTCGTACTCGTCGATGTCGTAGATAGTGCAGATGTTGGGGTGATTGAGGGCGGAGGCGGCGCGCGCCTCGCGCTTGAACCTCTCAATCGTCTGTGCGTCGATGGCGTTTTTGTCCGGCAGGAACTTCAGCGCCACGGGACGGCCCAGCCGGGTGTCTTCGGCGCGGTACACCACACCCATTCCGCCGCCGCCCAGCTTTTCTACCACGCGATAGTGAGTGATTGTCTTGCCGATCATGGACACCCCGGTCCGCGAAAAGTAGAGGCACCTTATGCTGACGTTGCCGGGGCGTCAAAAACGGAAACCCTCACTCACGATCTCAGGGGGGAGCTACGTTACGGTGACCGTGCGCACTATCCGAAGACAATCCACGACTTCGTTCGCTTCTCGGCAGAATTGTACCATGCGTGATTTTCCGCGCCGGATGGTGCGACGGTGCCCCACTCCTGCCCGCCTGTGGCAGATGTGGGCTTGCAAATCTCGAACCAGCGCTCTCACGCGTGAACGGGAGTTGCCCGGTGGATCCGGTGTACACGGACTTGCTTCTCCCGCTTACGGGTTTGGGCGATGTCGTAGGAGACCTGCATCCGCATCAGCGTGTCCATCTTCACTCCGAAAGCTTTCTCCAAGCGCAGCGCCATGTTGCCCGAAAGGTCTGCCTTGCCGTTCAAAAGGCTGGACAATGCGGGCCGGGAAACCCGGAGCGCTCTAGCCACGGCCGTTACCGTCAGCCCCGCAGGCCGGATGATTTCCGTCCGGATGAAATCTCCGGGATGCGGCGGGTTCTTCATGGGCATGGAAGTGGAGCAGCTTCCGGCACTTCGACACAGCCGAGATCGGTCCGATGGAGATCGAACCGCCCACCGGCGAAATGAAAGAACCCCCAAGCTGCTGCAGATACGGGCCACCAGCCCGGTGGCGATAAGGAGTCCGCGTTTCTCACGAGCATGCCCAGATGCAAAGTCTTCACGGCAGTCCAACATTCTCGCACGATGCAGCGACCAAAGCAGCAATCCCAGTCGCCTTTGAATCGTCGTTAGGATGCCGAGCTTCTATCAGCCAATTCTTTCAAGAGGTCGGTCGCAGCTTGTGCCAGCGCCTCCGCCCTTGCGTCGAGCAGTTCTTCGTACTTCGCGACCTCCCACAGACCCGACTGGGTAGGGATGAACTGTTCCTTCAGGCGTTCGGTCTTGACCTCGAAATCCTTCAAGTATTGGCGAGGCTCTTTGGAAGAGAACGAGCGGTTCGCCTTTTCGTTGAGCACGACGATGTTGGCGAGAGAATTGACCGTCGAGTCGTCCGCCTTGCCCCGCAGAACCTTTTTCGGGAAGAAGTGGTGCCACTCCGGCTTGAAGCCCTCGTTCAGTTGGTTGTCGCTTCGGTCAAAGCCGACCC containing:
- a CDS encoding protein kinase, with translation MIGKTITHYRVVEKLGGGGMGVVYRAEDTRLGRPVALKFLPDKNAIDAQTIERFKREARAASALNHPNICTIYDIDEYEGRPFLAMELLEGETVKHRISGRPLPVEELLDLGIQMTEALDAAHSRGIVHRDIKPANLFITPRGQAKILDFGLAKLLPQAQRVAEAVGATLGSVDGLTAGLTSPGAAVGTIAYMSPEQARGEEVDARSDLFSLGVVLYEMATGREAFPGNTSAVIFDAILNRAPASPIRLNPELPAGLEPILNRALEKTPAARYESAASFKADLQRLKRDTESGQAAAAAPAEKSVAVLYFENLSGAKEDEYFRDGMTEDIITELSKIKGLKVFPRAAVLAHRDKPVTGPQVGQQLNAVHVLSGSLRRAGNRLRITAQLVETRTGHSVWAERFDRELKDVFEVQDEIARSITQALRVTLSPQEQKAISRKPTENTQAYDYYLRGRSFARRVTRSDLEFALQMFERASGLDPDFALAYAGAANVCGEYYEWHEHDERWIGRGRAAADRALALEPNLPEALVARARIAYAQKHWDDATQYVRQAIARKADCEGAYYVLGRALMAAGRPQEAVPLAERAVTANGDDYNAYLPFYLALERVGQKEAAGKLRSAQVRSLEQQLDLVPDDVRARILLATNHAWFGRADEAIAQLKKAVEMRPNDANILYNAACTYGVLLQRTEALALLKKLHATGNLNRDYARQDPDLNCLHGDPEFEAMVGAMAV
- a CDS encoding HigA family addiction module antidote protein, which gives rise to MPMKNPPHPGDFIRTEIIRPAGLTVTAVARALRVSRPALSSLLNGKADLSGNMALRLEKAFGVKMDTLMRMQVSYDIAQTRKREKQVRVHRIHRATPVHA